In Solanum stenotomum isolate F172 chromosome 6, ASM1918654v1, whole genome shotgun sequence, one DNA window encodes the following:
- the LOC125867727 gene encoding acyltransferase Pun1-like, with translation MESIAHPLVSIISEKLIKPSSPTCPTKRWHKLSLIDQAFSNSYIPFSLFYTKDAISKNNTQISQLLEESLSKILSIYYPYAGRLKDNTTVDCNDAGAEFVQVRIDCLISETLNWHNTAIEDLLFPQGLPWSNCTTGGLVVVQLTYFNCGGIAISMCISHKIGDGCCGYNLFRDWSEITSDPNNFSIPSLHYVEQSVFPPPSSGPFLSPLFMSNKHDCVQRRYIFSNEKLLNLKNTVAAESEVQNPTRTEVVSALIFKCAVRAAKAKSGIFQPSSMVQAVDLRAQVGLPPNAIGNLLTICPTSITNNEESMTISKLVSEMRKSKELVYKRDNINDNMFVALLLELAKSKQEYHDNGPNAYQITSLVKFALHEIDFGWGKPTKVSIANGLNNKLAILMGNQSGGLDAFVTLTEHDMSVFERDTELLEFASIVPSC, from the coding sequence ATGGAGTCAATTGCACATCCACTTGTATCCATTATCTCTGAGAAGCTCATCAAGCCATCTTCTCCAACTTGTCCTACTAAAAGATGGCACAAACTTTCTTTAATTGATCAAGCTTTCAGCAACTCTTACATTCCATTTTCCCTTTTCTACACCAAAGATGCTATCTCAAAGAACAATACTCAAATATCTCAACTTCTTGAGGAATCTTTATCCAAAATACTGTCCATTTATTATCCATATGCCGGAAGGCTTAAAGATAATACTACAGTTGATTGTAATGACGCGGGGGCTGAATTTGTTCAAGTTCGAATTGATTGCCTCATATCAGAAACTCTTAACTGGCATAATACAGCTATAGAAGATTTGTTATTCCCTCAAGGTTTGCCTTGGTCAAATTGCACAACCGGTGGACTAGTTGTAGTTCAACTCACCTATTTTAATTGTGGAGGAATAGCTATAAGTATGTGTATATCACATAAGATTGGAGATGGATGCTGTGGTTACAATCTTTTTCGTGATTGGTCTGAGATAACTTCCGATCCAAATAATTTCTCGATACCATCTCTCCACTACGTTGAACAATCTGTTTTTCCTCCACCTTCAAGTGGTCCTTTTCTATCGCCATTATTCATGTCAAACAAACATGATTGTGTCCAAAGAAGGTACATTTTCTCTAATGAGAAATTACTAAACCTTAAGAACACGGTTGCTGCTGAATCAGAGGTGCAAAATCCGACACGTACTGAAGTTGTGAGTGCACTTATCTTTAAATGTGCTGTAAGAGCAGCAAAGGCAAAGTCAGGGATTTTCCAACCATCATCAATGGTTCAAGCAGTTGATTTGCGAGCACAAGTTGGTTTGCCTCCAAATGCTATTGGAAATCTTCTTACCATATGTCCAACATCAATAACTAATAACGAAGAAAGTATGACAATATCAAAATTGGTCAGTGAAATGAGGAAATCAAAAGAGCTAGTTTACAAAAGAGATAACATCAATGACAACATGTTTGTGGCCTTGCTACTCGAACTAGCAAAATCGAAACAGGAATATCATGACAATGGTCCTAATGCGTATCAAATTACTAGTTTGGTGAAATTTGCTCTTCATGAAATCGATTTTGGATGGGGGAAGCCTACCAAGGTGAGTATAGCAAATGGACTAAATAACAAGTTGGCTATCTTGATGGGTAACCAAAGTGGTGGACTCGATGCATTTGTGACGCTTACAGAACATGATATGTCTGTATTTGAACGTGACACTGAGCTTCTTGAATTTGCTTCTATAGTTCCAAGCTGTTAG